Proteins from a single region of Streptomyces sp. TN58:
- the mltG gene encoding endolytic transglycosylase MltG has product MTEYGRGRGPEPWHPEDPLYGDQGWTGHQTQQGQVPYAGAPQQEYQQQYPQQPQYQEYQQYPEYQQQQYAQQQPQPQQGYAQQQPQQAQHPQQYAQQQGQPQQPVYDSQGWDTGQGQYTAAVQTDPFAGADYAQHPSAGYPGETPDLYGTDEAYPPPQPPGRRHLEPEPVEEEPEAGLPAGGAGGRDGEDDGDEPAGRRGGRSPKGGKKQRSGTACLLAAVVILGVVGGGGYYAYNYIKVRFAPAEDFAGEGSGEIVDVEIPKGAGLGQMGRILKEAGVVASAQAFVDAANASPMGKSIQPGVYPMNKKMSGAAAVALMIDPTKLNVITVTEGMRNAKVYEAIDKKLKKPEGTTREIALRDAKNLGLPAWAGNNPKLMDPLEGFLFPARYDLSKDSTPESLLRQMVKNASDKYLELGIEAKAKELGLENPLQVVTVASLVNAEGKNHDDFRKMSEVVYNRMKKTNDVTNQKIEFDSTYNYAKNQSEINFNLKEAQAFNHPYNTHFIRGLPVGPIGNPGTDALTATLNPDHGGWMFFVSVDGNTTTFTKTYDEHLKLVAEFQERQRQKNGG; this is encoded by the coding sequence ATGACTGAGTATGGCCGGGGCCGTGGCCCCGAACCCTGGCACCCTGAGGACCCCCTGTACGGGGACCAGGGGTGGACCGGGCACCAGACCCAGCAGGGCCAGGTGCCGTACGCCGGTGCCCCGCAGCAGGAGTACCAGCAGCAGTACCCCCAGCAGCCGCAGTACCAGGAGTACCAGCAGTACCCCGAGTACCAGCAGCAGCAGTACGCGCAGCAGCAGCCCCAGCCGCAGCAGGGGTACGCCCAGCAGCAGCCGCAGCAGGCCCAGCACCCGCAGCAGTACGCCCAGCAGCAGGGGCAGCCCCAGCAGCCGGTGTACGACAGCCAGGGCTGGGACACCGGGCAGGGTCAGTACACGGCCGCGGTGCAGACCGACCCGTTCGCGGGCGCGGACTACGCCCAGCACCCGTCGGCCGGCTATCCCGGCGAGACGCCCGACCTGTACGGCACGGACGAGGCCTACCCGCCGCCGCAGCCGCCGGGCCGGCGCCACCTGGAGCCGGAACCGGTCGAGGAGGAGCCCGAGGCCGGGCTTCCCGCCGGCGGTGCGGGCGGTCGCGACGGCGAGGACGACGGCGACGAGCCCGCGGGCCGCCGCGGCGGCCGTTCCCCGAAGGGCGGCAAGAAGCAGCGCAGCGGCACGGCCTGCCTGCTCGCCGCCGTGGTCATCCTCGGCGTCGTCGGTGGCGGCGGCTACTACGCCTACAACTACATCAAGGTCAGGTTCGCCCCCGCCGAGGACTTCGCGGGCGAGGGCTCCGGCGAGATCGTGGACGTGGAGATCCCCAAGGGCGCCGGCCTGGGGCAGATGGGCCGCATCCTCAAGGAGGCGGGCGTCGTCGCCAGCGCCCAGGCCTTCGTCGACGCGGCGAACGCCAGCCCCATGGGCAAGTCCATCCAGCCCGGCGTCTACCCGATGAACAAGAAGATGTCGGGTGCTGCCGCCGTCGCTCTGATGATCGACCCCACCAAGCTGAACGTCATCACCGTCACCGAGGGCATGCGCAACGCCAAGGTGTACGAGGCGATCGACAAGAAGCTGAAGAAGCCCGAGGGCACCACCCGGGAGATCGCCCTGCGCGACGCCAAGAACCTCGGGCTGCCGGCCTGGGCCGGGAACAACCCCAAGCTCATGGACCCGCTCGAAGGCTTCCTCTTCCCGGCGCGCTACGACCTCAGCAAGGACAGCACCCCCGAGTCGCTGCTCCGGCAGATGGTCAAGAACGCCAGCGACAAGTACCTGGAGCTGGGCATCGAGGCCAAGGCCAAGGAGCTCGGCCTGGAGAACCCGCTGCAGGTCGTCACGGTCGCCAGCCTCGTCAACGCCGAGGGCAAGAACCACGACGACTTCCGCAAGATGTCCGAGGTCGTCTACAACCGCATGAAGAAGACCAACGACGTCACGAACCAGAAGATCGAGTTCGACTCGACGTACAACTACGCCAAGAACCAGAGCGAGATCAACTTCAACCTCAAGGAAGCCCAGGCGTTCAACCACCCGTACAACACCCACTTCATCCGGGGGCTGCCCGTCGGCCCCATCGGGAACCCGGGCACGGACGCCCTAACCGCTACGCTCAACCCGGACCACGGCGGCTGGATGTTCTTCGTGTCGGTCGACGGCAACACGACGACCTTCACCAAGACCTACGACGAGCACCTCAAGCTCGTCGCCGAGTTCCAGGAACGGCAGAGGCAGAAGAACGGCGGGTAG
- the ruvX gene encoding Holliday junction resolvase RuvX, with protein MTLRRGRRLAIDVGDARIGVASCDPDGVLATPVETVPGRDIPFAHRRLRQLVEEYEPLEVVVGLPRSLSGREGPAAAKVRAFANELAKGIKPVTVRLVDERMTTVTAAQGLRASGRNAKKGRSVIDQAAAVVILQNALETERVSGNPPGECVEVVV; from the coding sequence ATGACACTGCGCCGCGGCCGCCGACTGGCCATCGACGTCGGGGACGCCCGGATCGGGGTCGCCTCCTGCGACCCCGACGGGGTGTTGGCCACACCGGTGGAAACCGTTCCGGGCCGGGACATCCCCTTCGCCCACCGGCGGCTGCGGCAGCTCGTCGAGGAGTACGAGCCCCTCGAAGTCGTGGTCGGCCTCCCCCGCTCGCTCAGCGGGCGGGAGGGGCCGGCCGCGGCCAAGGTGCGCGCCTTCGCGAACGAACTCGCCAAGGGCATCAAGCCGGTGACGGTCCGTCTGGTGGACGAGCGGATGACCACGGTCACCGCGGCCCAGGGTCTGCGGGCCTCCGGCAGGAACGCGAAGAAGGGCCGCTCGGTGATCGATCAGGCCGCCGCTGTGGTGATCCTCCAGAACGCTCTTGAGACCGAACGGGTATCAGGTAATCCGCCTGGCGAGTGCGTCGAAGTGGTTGTCTGA
- the alaS gene encoding alanine--tRNA ligase translates to MESAEIRRRWLSFFEERGHAVVPSASLIADDPTLLLVNAGMVPFKPYFLGETRPPAPRATSVQKCVRTPDIEEVGKTTRHGTFFQMCGNFSFGDYFKEGAIKYAWELLTSSVADGGYGLEPEKLWITVYLDDDEAETIWREKIGVPAERIQRLGKKDNFWSMGVPGPCGPCSEINYDRGPEFGVEGGPAVNDERYVEIWNLVFMQYERGAGDGKEDFPILGDLPSKNIDTGLGLERLAMILQGVRNMYETDTLRVVMDKATELTGVRYGAAENTDVSMRVVADHIRTSVMLIGDGVTPGNEGRGYVLRRIMRRAIRNMRLMGATGPVVQDLVDVVINTMGQQYPELVTDRGRIETVALAEEAAFLKALKGGTNILDTAVTETKAAGGTVLSGDKAFLLHDTWGFPIDLTLEMAAEQGLSVDEPGFRRLMQEQRDRAKADAKAKKTGHADMSAYREIADGAGATEFTGYATNQGESTIVGLLVNGVSAPAASEGDDVEVVLDRTPFYAEGGGQLADQGRIKLDSGAVIVVRDVQQPVPGVSVHKGSVQVGEVTVGASAYAAIDVTRRRAIARAHSATHLTHQALRDALGPTAAQAGSENSPGRFRFDFGSPNAVPGSVLTDVEQKINDVLSRELDVTAEIMSIDEAKKQGAIAEFGEKYGERVRVVTIGDFSKELCGGTHVGNTSQLGLVKLLGESSIGSGVRRVEALVGVDAYNFLAKEHTVVAQLQELVKGRPEELPEKIASMLGKLKDAEKEIEKFRAEKVLQAAAGLAENAQNINGVALVVGQVPDGTGADDLRKLVLDVRGRIPGDRPAVVALFTVANDRPLTVIATNEAARERGFKAGDLVRTAAKTLGGGGGGKPDVAQGGGQNAAAVPEAISAVERLVVETA, encoded by the coding sequence ATGGAGTCGGCTGAAATCCGCCGCCGCTGGCTGAGCTTCTTCGAGGAGCGCGGTCACGCCGTTGTCCCTTCGGCGTCGCTCATCGCGGACGACCCGACTCTGCTGCTGGTCAACGCGGGCATGGTCCCCTTCAAGCCGTACTTCCTCGGTGAGACCAGGCCCCCGGCCCCGCGGGCCACCAGCGTGCAGAAGTGCGTCCGGACGCCGGACATCGAAGAGGTCGGCAAGACCACCCGGCACGGCACGTTCTTCCAGATGTGCGGCAACTTCTCCTTCGGGGACTACTTCAAGGAAGGCGCCATCAAGTACGCCTGGGAGCTGCTCACCAGCTCCGTGGCGGACGGCGGCTACGGCCTTGAGCCCGAGAAGCTCTGGATCACCGTCTACCTCGACGACGACGAGGCCGAGACGATCTGGCGCGAGAAGATCGGCGTCCCGGCCGAGCGGATCCAGCGCCTGGGCAAGAAGGACAACTTCTGGTCCATGGGCGTCCCCGGCCCCTGCGGACCGTGCTCCGAGATCAACTACGACCGCGGCCCCGAGTTCGGCGTCGAGGGCGGCCCGGCCGTCAACGACGAGCGCTACGTGGAGATCTGGAACCTGGTCTTCATGCAGTACGAGCGGGGCGCCGGCGACGGCAAGGAGGACTTCCCGATCCTCGGCGACCTGCCGTCGAAGAACATCGACACCGGTCTCGGCCTCGAACGCCTCGCGATGATCCTGCAGGGCGTGCGGAACATGTACGAGACCGACACCCTGCGCGTGGTCATGGACAAGGCCACCGAGCTGACCGGCGTGCGCTACGGCGCCGCCGAGAACACCGACGTCTCGATGCGCGTGGTCGCCGACCACATCCGCACCTCCGTCATGCTCATCGGTGACGGCGTCACCCCCGGCAACGAGGGCCGCGGCTACGTGCTGCGCCGCATCATGCGCCGCGCCATCCGCAACATGCGCCTCATGGGCGCCACGGGCCCCGTCGTCCAGGACCTGGTCGACGTCGTGATCAACACGATGGGACAGCAGTACCCGGAGCTCGTCACCGACCGGGGGCGCATCGAGACCGTCGCACTCGCCGAAGAGGCCGCCTTCCTGAAGGCCCTCAAGGGCGGCACGAACATCCTCGACACCGCCGTGACCGAGACCAAGGCCGCCGGCGGCACGGTCCTCTCCGGCGACAAGGCGTTCCTGCTCCACGACACCTGGGGCTTCCCGATCGACCTCACCCTGGAGATGGCCGCCGAGCAGGGCCTCTCCGTGGACGAGCCCGGCTTCCGCCGCCTGATGCAGGAGCAGCGCGACCGCGCCAAGGCCGACGCCAAGGCCAAGAAGACCGGCCACGCGGACATGTCCGCCTACCGGGAGATCGCCGACGGCGCCGGCGCCACCGAGTTCACCGGCTACGCCACCAACCAGGGCGAGTCCACCATCGTCGGCCTGCTGGTCAACGGCGTCTCCGCGCCCGCCGCCTCCGAAGGCGACGACGTGGAGGTCGTCCTCGACCGGACCCCCTTCTACGCCGAGGGCGGCGGCCAGCTCGCCGACCAGGGCCGCATCAAGCTCGACTCCGGCGCCGTCATCGTCGTCCGCGACGTGCAGCAGCCCGTCCCGGGCGTCTCCGTGCACAAGGGCTCCGTCCAGGTCGGCGAGGTGACGGTGGGCGCCTCCGCGTACGCCGCCATCGACGTGACCCGCCGCCGGGCCATCGCCCGCGCCCACTCGGCCACGCACCTGACCCACCAGGCGCTGCGCGACGCCCTCGGCCCCACGGCCGCCCAGGCCGGATCCGAGAACAGCCCCGGCCGCTTCCGCTTCGACTTCGGCTCCCCGAACGCCGTCCCCGGCTCGGTCCTCACCGACGTCGAGCAGAAGATCAACGACGTGCTCTCGCGGGAGCTCGACGTCACCGCCGAGATCATGAGCATCGACGAGGCGAAGAAGCAGGGCGCCATCGCCGAGTTCGGCGAGAAGTACGGCGAGCGCGTGCGCGTCGTGACCATCGGCGACTTCTCCAAGGAGCTGTGCGGCGGCACCCACGTCGGCAACACCTCCCAGCTGGGTCTGGTGAAGCTGCTCGGCGAGTCCTCCATCGGCTCCGGCGTGCGCCGCGTCGAGGCCCTCGTCGGTGTGGACGCCTACAACTTCCTCGCCAAGGAGCACACGGTCGTCGCCCAGCTCCAGGAGCTGGTCAAGGGCCGTCCGGAGGAGCTGCCGGAGAAGATCGCCTCCATGCTCGGCAAGCTGAAGGACGCCGAGAAGGAGATCGAGAAGTTCCGCGCGGAGAAGGTCCTCCAGGCCGCCGCGGGCCTCGCCGAGAACGCCCAGAACATCAACGGCGTGGCGCTCGTCGTGGGCCAGGTGCCGGACGGCACCGGCGCCGACGACCTGCGCAAGCTGGTCCTCGACGTCCGCGGCCGCATCCCTGGCGACCGCCCGGCGGTGGTGGCCCTGTTCACCGTGGCGAACGACCGCCCGCTGACCGTCATCGCCACCAACGAGGCGGCCCGCGAGCGCGGCTTCAAGGCCGGTGACCTGGTCCGTACCGCGGCCAAGACCCTCGGCGGCGGCGGTGGCGGCAAGCCGGACGTCGCCCAGGGCGGCGGCCAGAACGCGGCTGCCGTCCCCGAGGCCATCAGCGCCGTCGAGCGCCTCGTCGTAGAGACGGCCTGA
- a CDS encoding DUF6167 family protein — protein MFRRAFWFTAGAAAGVWATTKVNRQLRKLTPESLAAQAADKAVEAGHRLKDFALDVRAGMTQREDELNDALGLHQDPDRPDNVTALPGPRRLRAIENDQIDHRPKLSYNRNEDH, from the coding sequence ATGTTCCGCCGAGCCTTCTGGTTCACCGCAGGCGCAGCCGCCGGCGTGTGGGCCACCACCAAGGTCAACCGTCAGCTCAGGAAGCTGACGCCGGAGAGCCTCGCGGCCCAGGCCGCCGACAAGGCCGTCGAGGCGGGACACCGCCTCAAGGACTTCGCCCTCGACGTCAGAGCGGGAATGACACAGCGCGAGGACGAGCTGAACGACGCACTGGGGCTCCACCAGGACCCCGACCGGCCCGACAACGTCACGGCCCTGCCCGGGCCGCGGCGGCTGCGGGCCATCGAGAACGACCAGATCGACCACCGACCAAAGCTTTCGTACAACCGGAATGAGGACCACTGA
- a CDS encoding DUF948 domain-containing protein — protein MSGVEVAGIIVAVFWAILISFLAVALVRLAQVLRATTRLVSEVTDQAVPLLADAAGTVRSARTQLDRVDAIASDVQEVTSNASALSSTVATAFGGPLVKVAAFGYGVRKALGKSDAAPGGVPPRASRRTVIVGRTVPGARRRKQKD, from the coding sequence GTGTCCGGTGTAGAGGTGGCCGGGATCATCGTGGCCGTCTTCTGGGCCATCCTGATCTCCTTCCTCGCCGTCGCCCTGGTGCGGCTGGCGCAGGTGCTCAGGGCGACCACCAGGCTGGTGTCCGAGGTGACCGACCAGGCCGTACCGCTCCTCGCCGACGCCGCCGGCACCGTACGCTCCGCGCGCACCCAGCTCGACCGGGTGGACGCCATCGCGAGCGACGTCCAGGAGGTCACCTCCAACGCCTCCGCGCTGTCCTCCACCGTGGCCACCGCCTTCGGCGGGCCGCTGGTGAAGGTCGCGGCCTTCGGCTACGGCGTGCGCAAGGCGCTGGGCAAGTCGGACGCCGCCCCGGGCGGCGTGCCGCCGAGGGCATCCCGCCGTACTGTGATCGTTGGCCGAACGGTGCCGGGCGCCCGGCGCCGGAAGCAGAAGGACTGA
- a CDS encoding ATP-binding protein gives MRHRPLRRTGRGNLPSELSGFIGRGAELAEVGRLLEASRLVTVTGVGGVGKSRLVLAAARSAAEAAQGAQGAQGAQEAHAPGQERYCDGVWLAELACVRDSSLLELALSEALGLTDHTTRPPRAVLAEHLADKRLLLVLDGFEQLVDETAGLVRELLLRSPGLRVLAAGRRPLDLDGERTFPLAPPVPEEALALLAARARAADPQFALTAANRAELAEVCARLDRIPLALELAAGRLRTLSPAQVLARLEDRFGLLTGGSRGGLSRHRALRTAIGWSHELCTPAERLLWARLSVFAGQFDLDAAEYVCAGPDLPVEGVLDLVGELLAQSLLVREETAAGVRFRMLETVRLYGAGWLESLGDAARLRRRHRDWYIGLATWCELDWFSERQHEVAALVEAELPNLRLALECCLDEPGELHLGQYLAGTLWFYWAGCGRLTEGRHWLERTLDAPGRAVAEYESSRLKALWVLGYVAALQGDATASMCALHECREGAARSGNRVAAAYAVHRLGCLALVSDDMARARELLGEALEQYRAAGELNSNVLMCQVELGMALAFLGDLPGALALCGEVREICEERGERWTKAYALYVLAYAALDGGDVQEARRLLSECVEINHAFHDLVGLVLALELLALVTVAEGDPAEAAVLQGAAEPMWGGVGLRLFGSGYFNAPRLMCLERAGELLGAERYAACAAEGRELGREALVGRALRGAARLTPPAERGGLPGPRAARGTAPADQP, from the coding sequence ATGCGACACAGACCCCTTCGACGTACCGGCCGGGGCAATCTTCCCTCGGAGCTGAGCGGGTTCATCGGGCGGGGTGCCGAACTCGCCGAGGTGGGGCGGCTCCTGGAGGCCTCCCGGCTGGTGACCGTGACCGGTGTGGGCGGGGTCGGCAAGTCCCGGCTGGTGCTCGCGGCGGCCCGGTCGGCCGCCGAGGCTGCGCAAGGAGCGCAGGGAGCGCAGGGAGCGCAGGAGGCGCACGCGCCGGGGCAGGAACGCTACTGCGACGGCGTGTGGCTGGCCGAACTGGCCTGCGTACGGGATTCGTCGCTGCTGGAGCTGGCCCTCTCCGAGGCGCTCGGGCTGACCGACCACACCACCCGTCCGCCCCGGGCCGTGCTGGCCGAGCACCTGGCGGACAAGCGGCTGCTGCTGGTCCTGGACGGCTTCGAGCAGCTGGTGGACGAGACCGCGGGGCTGGTCCGCGAGCTGCTGCTGCGCTCCCCCGGCCTGCGCGTGCTCGCGGCGGGGCGGCGGCCGCTGGACCTGGACGGGGAGCGTACGTTCCCGCTCGCCCCGCCGGTCCCGGAGGAGGCACTGGCCCTGCTGGCGGCGCGGGCCCGCGCCGCCGACCCGCAGTTCGCGCTGACCGCGGCGAACCGGGCCGAGCTCGCGGAGGTGTGCGCGCGCCTCGACCGGATCCCGCTCGCCCTGGAGCTGGCGGCCGGCAGGCTGCGGACCCTGTCCCCGGCCCAGGTGCTCGCCCGGCTGGAGGACCGCTTCGGCCTGCTGACGGGCGGCTCGCGCGGCGGCCTGAGCAGGCATCGGGCCCTGCGGACGGCCATCGGCTGGAGCCATGAGCTGTGCACTCCGGCGGAGCGGCTGCTGTGGGCGCGGCTGTCGGTGTTCGCGGGACAGTTCGACCTCGACGCCGCCGAATACGTGTGCGCCGGCCCCGACCTGCCGGTGGAGGGCGTCCTCGACCTGGTGGGTGAGCTCCTGGCCCAGTCACTGCTGGTCCGGGAGGAGACGGCCGCGGGGGTGCGCTTCCGAATGCTGGAGACCGTACGGCTGTACGGGGCGGGCTGGCTGGAGTCCCTGGGCGACGCGGCGCGGCTGCGCCGCCGGCACCGGGACTGGTACATAGGGCTGGCGACCTGGTGCGAGCTGGACTGGTTCAGTGAGCGCCAGCACGAGGTGGCCGCGCTGGTGGAGGCGGAGCTGCCGAACCTGCGGCTGGCCCTGGAGTGCTGTCTGGACGAGCCCGGCGAGCTGCACCTGGGCCAGTACCTGGCGGGCACCCTGTGGTTCTACTGGGCGGGCTGCGGACGCCTGACCGAGGGGCGGCACTGGCTGGAGCGGACCCTGGACGCCCCGGGCCGGGCGGTGGCGGAGTACGAGAGTTCGCGGCTGAAGGCCCTGTGGGTGCTGGGGTACGTCGCGGCCCTGCAGGGCGACGCGACGGCCTCGATGTGCGCGCTGCACGAGTGCCGGGAGGGCGCTGCGCGCAGCGGGAACCGGGTGGCGGCGGCGTACGCGGTGCACCGGCTGGGCTGCCTGGCTCTGGTCTCGGACGACATGGCCCGGGCCCGGGAACTGCTCGGCGAGGCGCTGGAGCAGTACCGGGCGGCCGGGGAGCTGAACAGCAACGTGCTGATGTGCCAGGTGGAGCTGGGGATGGCGCTGGCCTTCCTCGGGGACCTGCCGGGCGCGCTCGCGCTGTGCGGGGAGGTCCGGGAGATCTGCGAGGAGCGCGGGGAGCGCTGGACGAAGGCGTACGCGCTGTACGTGCTGGCGTACGCGGCCCTGGACGGGGGCGACGTGCAGGAGGCCCGGCGGCTGCTGAGCGAGTGCGTGGAGATCAACCACGCCTTCCACGACCTGGTCGGGCTGGTGCTCGCGCTGGAGCTGCTGGCGCTGGTCACGGTCGCTGAGGGCGATCCGGCCGAGGCCGCGGTGCTCCAGGGCGCGGCGGAGCCGATGTGGGGCGGGGTGGGGCTGCGGCTGTTCGGCTCGGGGTACTTCAACGCCCCGCGGCTGATGTGCCTGGAGCGGGCGGGCGAGCTGCTGGGCGCCGAGCGGTACGCGGCGTGCGCGGCCGAGGGCCGGGAGCTGGGCCGGGAGGCGCTGGTGGGGCGGGCGCTGCGGGGGGCGGCGCGGCTGACGCCGCCGGCCGAGCGCGGCGGGCTGCCCGGCCCGCGGGCCGCGCGCGGCACGGCGCCGGCGGACCAGCCGTAG
- the rpsD gene encoding 30S ribosomal protein S4, which translates to MNQKRPKVKKSRALGIALTPKAVKYFEARPYPPGEHGRGRKQNSDYKVRLLEKQRLRAQYDISERQMARAYDRAKKAEGKTGEALVVELERRLDALVLRSGIARTIYQARQMVVHGHIEVNGAKVDKPSFRVRPDDVITVRERSREKVPFQVAREGGYAGEGETPRYLQVNLKALAFRLDRDPNRKEIPVICDEQLVVEYYAR; encoded by the coding sequence GTGAACCAGAAGCGACCCAAGGTCAAGAAGTCTCGCGCCCTCGGCATCGCCCTGACGCCGAAGGCCGTCAAGTACTTCGAGGCCCGCCCCTACCCGCCGGGCGAGCACGGCCGTGGCCGCAAGCAGAACTCGGACTACAAGGTCCGTCTGCTGGAGAAGCAGCGTCTGCGCGCTCAGTACGACATCTCCGAGCGCCAGATGGCCCGCGCGTACGACCGCGCCAAGAAGGCCGAGGGCAAGACGGGCGAGGCGCTGGTCGTCGAGCTTGAGCGTCGTCTCGACGCCCTGGTCCTGCGTTCGGGCATCGCCCGCACGATCTACCAGGCCCGCCAGATGGTCGTCCACGGCCACATCGAGGTCAACGGCGCCAAGGTCGACAAGCCGTCGTTCCGTGTCCGCCCGGACGACGTCATCACCGTGCGCGAGCGCAGCCGCGAGAAGGTTCCGTTCCAGGTCGCCCGTGAGGGTGGCTACGCAGGCGAGGGCGAGACCCCGCGCTACCTGCAGGTCAACCTGAAGGCCCTGGCCTTCCGCCTGGACCGTGACCCGAACCGCAAGGAAATCCCGGTCATCTGCGACGAGCAGCTCGTCGTCGAGTACTACGCCCGCTGA
- a CDS encoding DUF2470 domain-containing protein produces MSRPHGIPLPSAQRSSDSDETESACADDKQGQPRPREGVRQLTGAERVRTLVESNASVSLTLIGARDSHGPEEFGTGMPVARTVTPDGDVILLVSGESTAARAAAHAQDDDLTAVIEITDVAPVSVPHRIRGRAWLAGWLTPVRGDDRAPCAALLAERQPVGELLGLGESLDSPADLLHGGGRPAWMMLRLEVGEITVDDLWGAEQVDPDDLAAAEPDPVSPHEAELLQHLHAAHGDRIGELCGLLGERGARGMTAVPLALDRAGLRVRFTGGPGGGSFDARFDFPEPVADICGLRRAMRTLLSAASH; encoded by the coding sequence ATGTCTCGACCACATGGGATCCCCCTGCCCAGTGCGCAACGCAGTTCGGATTCAGACGAAACAGAATCCGCTTGCGCCGACGATAAGCAAGGTCAGCCGCGTCCCAGGGAAGGCGTTCGGCAGCTCACCGGAGCCGAACGCGTACGAACCCTCGTAGAGTCCAACGCCTCAGTATCCCTCACGCTGATCGGTGCTCGTGACAGTCACGGGCCCGAAGAGTTCGGGACGGGGATGCCGGTCGCGCGGACCGTCACCCCGGACGGGGACGTGATTCTCCTTGTCTCAGGGGAATCCACGGCTGCCAGGGCAGCCGCTCACGCCCAGGACGACGACCTCACCGCCGTGATCGAGATCACGGATGTGGCGCCGGTGTCCGTGCCCCATCGTATCCGAGGCCGTGCGTGGCTGGCCGGGTGGCTGACTCCGGTGCGCGGCGACGACCGCGCCCCCTGCGCCGCGCTGCTCGCCGAGCGGCAGCCGGTGGGCGAGCTGCTGGGCCTGGGCGAGTCCCTCGACTCCCCCGCGGACCTCCTGCACGGCGGCGGGCGGCCGGCCTGGATGATGCTGCGCCTGGAGGTCGGCGAGATCACGGTGGACGACCTGTGGGGCGCCGAGCAGGTGGACCCGGACGATCTGGCCGCGGCGGAGCCCGACCCGGTCTCCCCGCACGAGGCGGAACTCCTCCAGCACCTGCACGCGGCCCACGGCGACCGGATCGGCGAGCTGTGCGGGCTGCTGGGCGAGCGCGGGGCGCGGGGCATGACCGCCGTCCCGCTCGCCCTGGACCGCGCCGGTCTGCGCGTCCGCTTCACGGGCGGCCCCGGCGGCGGCTCCTTCGACGCCCGCTTCGACTTCCCCGAGCCGGTGGCGGACATCTGCGGGCTGCGCCGGGCGATGCGCACCCTGCTGTCCGCCGCCTCCCACTGA
- a CDS encoding replication-associated recombination protein A, whose product MEPDLFTAAAEERQEKDPASSPLAVRMRPRTLDEVVGQQHLLKPGSPLRRLVGEGAGGPAGASSVILWGPPGIGKTTLAYVVSQATQKRFVELSAITAGVKEVRAVIEGARRAAGGYGKETVLFLDEIHRFSKAQQDSLLPAVENRWVTLIAATTENPYFSIISPLLSRSLLLTLEPLTDDDLSALMRRALTEERGLAGAVTLPADAEAHLLRIAGGDARRALTALEAGAGSAIAKGEDEITLLTLEEAVDRAAVRYDKDGDQHYDVASALIKSIRGSDVDAALHYLARMVEAGEDPRFIARRLMISASEDIGLADPTALPIAVAAAQAVAMIGFPEAALTLSHATIALALAPKSNTATTAIGAALADVRAGLAGSVPAHLRDGHYKGAAKLGHAVGYVYPHDVPGAIAAQQYAPDEIHGKRYYEPTRYGAEARYADVVEKVRERLRGTDRG is encoded by the coding sequence GTGGAACCAGACCTGTTCACCGCCGCCGCCGAAGAGCGCCAGGAGAAGGACCCCGCGAGCTCGCCGCTCGCCGTCCGGATGCGCCCGCGCACCCTGGACGAGGTCGTCGGCCAGCAGCACCTGCTGAAGCCCGGATCACCGCTGCGGCGGCTGGTCGGGGAGGGGGCCGGAGGCCCGGCCGGCGCCTCCTCGGTGATCCTCTGGGGCCCGCCGGGTATCGGGAAGACGACCCTCGCCTACGTGGTCAGCCAGGCCACGCAGAAACGCTTCGTGGAACTCTCCGCCATCACCGCGGGAGTCAAGGAGGTACGGGCCGTCATCGAGGGCGCGCGCCGCGCGGCCGGTGGCTACGGCAAGGAGACCGTCCTCTTCCTCGACGAGATCCACCGCTTCAGCAAGGCCCAGCAGGACTCCCTGCTGCCGGCCGTCGAGAACCGCTGGGTGACCCTGATCGCGGCCACCACCGAGAACCCGTACTTCTCGATCATCTCCCCGCTCCTGTCGCGGTCGCTGCTGCTGACGCTGGAACCGCTGACCGACGACGACCTGAGCGCCCTGATGAGGCGCGCGCTCACGGAGGAGCGGGGCCTGGCCGGGGCGGTCACCCTGCCGGCGGACGCCGAGGCGCACCTGCTGCGGATCGCCGGCGGAGACGCCAGGCGGGCGCTGACGGCGCTGGAGGCGGGGGCCGGGTCGGCCATCGCCAAGGGCGAGGACGAGATCACCCTGCTGACGCTGGAGGAGGCGGTCGACCGGGCGGCCGTCCGCTACGACAAGGACGGCGACCAGCACTACGACGTGGCGAGCGCGCTGATCAAGTCGATCCGCGGCTCGGACGTGGACGCCGCGCTGCACTACCTGGCGCGGATGGTCGAGGCGGGGGAGGACCCCCGGTTCATCGCGCGCCGTCTGATGATCTCCGCGAGCGAGGACATCGGCCTGGCGGACCCGACGGCGCTGCCGATCGCGGTCGCCGCGGCCCAGGCGGTGGCGATGATCGGCTTCCCGGAGGCCGCGCTGACCCTCTCGCACGCCACGATCGCCCTGGCCCTGGCCCCGAAGTCGAACACCGCCACGACCGCGATCGGCGCGGCGCTGGCCGACGTACGGGCGGGCCTCGCCGGGTCCGTCCCGGCACACCTGCGCGACGGGCACTACAAGGGCGCGGCCAAGCTGGGGCACGCCGTGGGGTACGTCTACCCGCACGACGTCCCGGGCGCCATCGCCGCCCAGCAGTACGCCCCGGACGAGATCCACGGCAAGCGGTACTACGAGCCGACCCGCTACGGCGCCGAAGCCCGCTACGCGGACGTGGTGGAGAAGGTCCGCGAACGCCTCCGCGGCACCGACCGCGGCTGA